A stretch of Tenrec ecaudatus isolate mTenEca1 chromosome 2, mTenEca1.hap1, whole genome shotgun sequence DNA encodes these proteins:
- the CARTPT gene encoding cocaine- and amphetamine-regulated transcript protein yields MESPRLRLLSLLGVALLLLPLLGVRAQEDAELQPRALDIYSTVDDASHEKELIEALQEVLKKLKSKRIPIYEKKYGQVPMCDAGEQCALRKGARIGKLCDCPRGTSCNSFLLKCL; encoded by the exons ATGGAGAGCCCCCGCCTGCGGCTGCTGTCCCTCCTGGGCGTCGCCCTGTTGCTGCTTCCTCTACTGGGCGTCCGTGCCCAGGAGGACGCCGAGCTTCAGCCCAGGGCCCTGGACATCTACTCCACCGTGGACGACGCCTCCCACGAGAAGGAACTG ATCGAAGCGCTGCAGGAAGTCCTGAAGAAGCTCAAGAGTAAACGCATTCCGATCTAtgagaagaagtatggtcaagtGCCCATG TGCGACGCCGGCGAGCAGTGCGCGCTGCGGAAAGGAGCGAGGATTGGGAAGCTGTGCGACTGTCCCCGAGGAACCTCCTGCAATTCCTTCCTCCTGAAGTGCTTATGA